The nucleotide sequence CGCCAGAGGCGTTAAGCTGTCGTTGCGGATGTCCAGCGCAAGCTTGCCATCGCAGCAGGAGATGAACAAAGCCGCATCGCAGGCCAGAATGCTGTAACGGCCCCAGCGACCATCCACCTCGGCGCTTTCAAGCAAGATGCCGTTACCGGCACCGACCATGCCCATGAACAGGCTGATGGGCGTGTCCATATCCGCTGGCAACCAGCGGGCGGTTTGTTGCAGCGTCAGCATATGCTGCGCATCACCGTTATCTTTCATCTGGCGCATCCTTTGGGTTTTTGTGCCTGAAAAACAAAAAACGCCGCCTCCCTTGGGGAGACGGCGTCTACTTACGACAATGCCAACGTACCGGAACTATTAAGCCCGCACGTCTCCCCCACGCAGTTGGATGCGCCACCACCAGCCTTTAAAGCTGTTAGAAATGGTGTTGGAGAAAACGTTCATATAAATGCCTAGTTCCTTATGTTTCAAGTCACTCTACGCATACAGCCGCAGGCTGTCAACAAGGCAGAGCGGTTTTCCAGTAAATTTCCGTTACAGCATCAGCTATGGCAAGCGGGAGGGCGCGCCCGGAGCGGTTTTGCCCTCCCCTGCCGTACAGGCCTACTTGCCGAACAAAATTTCCTGATAATTGGGCAGCGCCCACAGGTCGTCAGCCACGCGCACTTCAAGCATGTCCGCATAGCGGCGCACTTCAAGCATGCGGGGCAGCACATACTCGCGGTAGCTGAGGGCGGCTTCAAAGCCATAGCCCAGGCTGTCCGCCTTGGCCAGCACTTCTTCAAGCTGGCCGCAGGCATCCTGCATGAGGCGCAGATTCGAAGTGATTTCGGCCAGGGTCACAGTTTTGGGATCCTTGCCGATGGCGCGCATGTTGGCCGCCGCTGCCGCCAGTTCACCCTGATAGCGCATGCCCGCAGGGTAAATGATGGTATTGGCCATGCGGATAACCAGATTGGCCTCGGTACGCACGGTCTTGCAGTACTGCTCAAGGTAGATTTCCTGCCGTGCCTTGAGCTCGGCCTTGTTGAGTACGCCAGCCTTTTCATACAGGCTGACTACTTCCGGCTTGGTCAGTTCGGCCAGAGCCTCGGGGGTGGTGCGCAGGTTGGGCAGGCCACGGCGCTCGGCTTCCTTGTGCCACACTTCGGAGTAGCCGTCGCCGTTGAAAATAACGGCGCTGTGCTCGTCGATGACATGGCTGATAAAGGATTCCAGAGCCTGATTGAAGGTCTTGCCCTGGGCCAGTTCCTTTTCAAGCCAGTCGGCTGCAAAGCCCAGCGAATCAGCCATCATGGTGTTGAGCGCGGTGATGGAACCCGCCGCAGACTGGCTGGAGCCAAGCGCGCGGAACTCGAACCTGTTGCCGGTAAAGGCCACGGGGCTTGTGCGGTTGCGGTCGCCGGGATCGGCGGGCAGCGGCGGCAGCGTATCCACACCCAGATTAAGGGCGCGGCCCGTGCGGCCACCGGCGGCGTTTTCAACGCGTCCGGCGCGGAATGCTTCAAACACTTCCGTCAGCTGATCGCCGAGGAAGATGGACATGATGGCTGGCGGGGCCTCGTTGGCGCCCAGACGGTGGTCGTTGCTGGCGCTGGCGACGGTTGCGCGCAGCAGACCGCCAAACTTGTGCACGGCACGGATCATGGCGGCGCAGAACACCAGGAACTTGGCGTTGGCATGCGGTGTTTCGCCGGGATCAAACAGGGTGCCCAGCTCTGCATTGCCGATGGAATAGTTCAGATGTTTGCCCGAGCCGTTCACGCCCGCAAAGGGTTTTTCGTGCAGCAGGCACTTGAGGCCGTAGCGCTTTGCCACGTTGCGCAGCTTGGCCATGATGATGTGGTTGTGGTCAACCGCGAGGTTGCTCACCTCAAAGAGGGGCGCGATTTCATACTGGCTGGGGGCCACTTCGTTATGGCGGGTGCGCACGGGCACGCCCAGCTTGTAGAGTTCGCGCTCCACTTCCATCATGTACGAAAGCACACGCTGGGGGATAACGCCAAAGTACTGGTCGCTGAATTCCTGCCCCTTGGCCGGACGCGCGCCAAACAGGGAACGCCCGGCGATCTGGAGGTCAGGGCGGGCAAAATTGAAGTTGTGGTCAATGCAGAAGTATTCCTGCTCAAGCCCGGCGTAGGAAACAATGGGCAACGGCGTATCTTCGCCAAAGAGCGCCAGCACGCGGTGCGCCTCGCGGTTCAGGGCCTGGCCGGAACGCAGCATGGGCGTTTTTTTGTCCAGGGCAACACCCGTCCAAGAAAGGAACATGGTGGGGATGCACAGGAAGGTGCCGTTGGGATTCTCCATGATGTAGGCGGGGCTGGTCACATCCCATGCGGTATAGCCGCGCGCTTCAAAGGTGGAGCGCAGGCCGCCGGAAGGGAAGGACGAAGCGTCAGGTTCGCCGCGAATAAGCATGGAGCCGGAAAATTCGGCGATCACGCCGCCAGAGCCGTCAGGCATGAGGAAGCTGTCGTGCTTTTCGGCAGTCTGCCCGGTGAGGGGATAAAAAATGTGGGTAAAATGGGTGGCACCCTTTTCAATGGCCCAGTCTTTCATGACTGCGGCAACGGTATCGGCGATGGCGGGGTCCATGCGTTCGCCGAATTCAATGGTTTTGCGCAGCGCCTTGTACACGCTCTTGGGCAGGCGTTCACGCATGATGCGGTCATTGAACACGTTGCACCCGAAAATATCGGTGGGTTTGGTGTCCACGAAATTCAGGGGGGCCGCTTCGGGTTTGTAGGTAGTGATGGCCTCAATGGCGCTTTGTCTGGCGGATTTGCTGCTCATGGACGAACCTCGCGTTCAGGGCTGACGCAGTGTTGGGGGTGCCGATATTCCCGCGTATGGCGGTTGGATTTACGCCGCTGCATGCAAACCGCAAAACGCCCGCGCCCGTGCTGCCCTGGCGCACGCGGACAAGGGGGGCTGGTGCAGAGGCTCGCGGACGCCGTGCAGACGCCCGCACCAAAGCCATTATCTCCGGGCCTGACCGTGAGGGGTCAGGCCCGGAACAGTATACTCTAACGGAACGCGCTCTGGAACTGCCCGCCACCACACAGAGCCTGCCATGCAGAATCAATCAGCACGTATAGGCAAAGGCAGCGGCAAAACCGGAAGCGCGAACCAGAAACCGCTTTAGTTCACGCTCACGATTTCGATTTCAAACGTCAGCGTCTTGCCAGCGAGGGGGTGGTTGGCGTCAAGGGTGATCTCGTCCGCGCCAACTTCAGTGATGGTCACGTCCATCTGACCCTGCTCGTTGGAGAGCTGCAAGGGCACGCCCACGTTCAGGGGAATATGGTCGGGCACCTGGGCGCGGGGAACGGTGAACACCAGTTCGGGATCAGCCTCGCCGTAGGCATCATCAGGCGCAACGGTCACGGTAACGGTTTCACCCGCTTCGCGACCGTCAACGGCGGATTCAAAACCCGGGATCAGCATACCTTTGCCCATCACGAATTCCAGGGGTTCGCGCTCACGCGAAGAGTCGAACACCGTGCCATCGTCAAGGGTACCCGTGTAATGCGCGCGCACCGTATCGCCTTTTTTAATAGGCATAACTACTCCATTGCAGTGTGTGTGGGCGGTCTGCGGCAGTGAGCCGCATTGTCGGCAGAAGCTGCCAGGGCAGAAACCCGCCCGCGAAAAAATAACGCCCGATAATAAAGTGCAAGCAAAACACGCCGGGGGGCTTCTGTCAATCTGTAACGTTGCCATAAATGCCTCCAATCCCCCTTCCAGCGCGGGTTTGCGGGCTTTGATCTTTTGCGCGGCATTACGGTAAAAATACAACTGCCGCAGTTGCATTCCGCCCTGACGCGACACAGGTGCCACACCGCCGCGACAGCCGCTTGCAGGCTTGACAGAGTGCCATACGACACTAATAATCAACAATTACTCTCAACGGGAAAATCCCGCTCTTGTTCGGGCGGCACACGCAATCTTTCAGAGGTATCTCAGAGGTATTTTATGTCCGATATTCGCTCCACGTACACCGACGAATGCAATTTTTATGGCCGCCACACCCCCCGCGAGCTGGCTGAAACCTTCGGCACCCCTCTCTATGTATATAATGAGAACGTGCTGCGGCAGCGTTGCCGCGACCTTATGGGGCTTTCCAAACACCCCGGTTTCGGCGTGAACTATTCTGTCAAGGCCAATGCGACCCCCGCCCTGCTGCGCATAGTGCGCGAGGAAGGGCTGGTGGTGGACGCCATGAGCCCCGGCGAACTGTACATGGACGAGCTGGCCGGTTTTACCCCTGCCGAAATTCTGTACATTTCCAACAACAACTCCGAAGCCGAGCTGAAAAACGCCGTTTCGCGCGGGCTGCTTATCAGTGTGGATTCTCTTTCGCAGCTTGATACCCTTGGCCGCATCAACAAGGGCGGCAAGGTCATGGTGCGTTTTAACCCCGGCATTGGCGCGGGCCACCATGCCAAGGTCATCACTGCGGGCAAGGACACCAAATTTGGCGTCACCCCTGACAAGCTGGACGAAGTTTTTGCCCTGCTTGAAAAACACGACCTCACGCTGGCTGGCATCAACCAGCACATCGGCTCGCTCTTTATGGAACCAGACGGCTACCTTGATGCCGCCGAAGTGCTGCTGCATCTTGCCGACCGCCTGCCCGCCAGCATGCTGGCAAAGCTTGAAGTCATCGACTTTGGCGGCGGCTTTGGCATTCCCTACCACAAGTACGAAGGTCAGGCCCGCCTGAGCATGGCCGACCTTGGCAGCCGCCTGCACGCCCTCATTGCGGGCTGGTCTGAAAAATCCGGCTACAAGGGCCGTTTTCTTGTGGAACCGGGCCGCTATGTGGCCGCCGAATGCTGCGTGCTGCTGGGCACCGTGTTTGCCGTCAAAAACAATGGCGACAAGCGCTACGTGGGCACCAATCTGGGCTTTAACGTGCTTGTGCGCCCCGCCATGTACGATTCCTTCCATGATGTGGAAATCTACGGGGCCGACACCCAGACACGCAAAAACATGGTGCAGACCATTGTGGGCAATATTTGTGAAAGCGGCGATATCCTTGCCAAGGAACGCGAACTGCCCGTTATGTGCGAGGGAGATGTGCTTGGGGTACTTGACGCCGGAGCTTATGGATTTACTATGGGTTCCAACTACAACCAGCGTCGTCGCCCTGCTGAAGTTCTCATTCAAAGCGACGGCACTGCCAAACTTATCCGCCGCCGCGAAACCCTTGAGGATCTTGCGCGCTGCCTGATGGATTAATGTGACACAATTACGCGGCGCATCCGCGCAGCAGGCCCGGCCCGCGCCCGACCTGAGCACTTCCCCCCGCGCGGTCTGGCGGTTGACCTGGCCCCAGATGCTCATGATGTACCTTATGTTCTTCATGGGCTTTGTGGCTGTATGGGTTGCCGGACAGATCAGCGCGGACGTTCAGGCGGCGCTGGGCATGGTGAACCAGTGCAGCATCCTGCTGATGGTGGTTGCCATGGCTCTTTCAAGCGGCGCTACGGCGGCTGTGAGCCAGTCGCTGGGCGCGCTTAAAGTCATGCGCGCCCAGCGCTATATAGGCACAACGGTTATTGGCTGCATGGGCCTTGGGCTTCTTGTGGCCCTGGCAGCCGCCCTTTTCAGCGACGGCATACTGCGCGTGCTCATGGTGCCGGAAAGCATCATGCCGCAAACCCGCGAAATGTGGGCAGCCAGCATGCTTGGTCTGCCCGCGCAGTATCTGTACGCGTCAACCGGGGTCATGTTCCGCGCCACGCGTCAGGTTTTGCCGCCCCTGTGGGTTGCCTCCGGCGTATGCCTGTTCAACCTGCTGGCCTGCCTGGGCCTTGGGCTTGGCTGGTTTGGCATGCCCAACATGGGCTATATGGGTCTGATCTGGGCCAACGTGGGCGCGCAGTATCTTGGCGCTGTATGCAACTGCTTGCTGCTGGTGCATTCCGGCTACCTGAACCGCAAATCCCTGCCCTCCCTGCGCTGGCTCCGCGCTGGCCTGCCCTACCTGCTCAAAGTGGCCCTGCCCGCAGGCGCGGCCCAGATCGTATGGCAGTCCGGCTACATGATGCTGTTTGTTCTGGTGGCGTCATTGCCCTCCGACAGCGTCAATGCGCTGGCCGGTCTCAATGCCGGTCTGCGGGTGGAAGCCCTGCTGTTTTTGCCGGGCATGGCCTTCAACATGAGCGTGGCCGTGCTGGTGGGCAACAGCCTTGGTGCGGGCAAATCCGCCGAGGCCCGCCGCGTGGCCCTCAATATGGTGACGCTTGCGGCTGTGGCCATGAGCTTTATGGCCGCCCTGCTCTGGCCCTTCCGGCAGGAGGTGGCCCACCTGCTCTCGCAGGAGCCGGGCACGCAAGCGCAAATTGTGAGCTACCTTACCTATAACCTGCTCTCCACGCCCTTTTCCATCGCAAGCACTGTCATGGGTGGCGTGATGACGGGAGCCGGTGCCACCAAGTACAACCTCATGATTTTTGGCGGCAGTTTCTGGCTGGTGCGCCTGCCCTTGGGCTGGCTGCTTGGTCACATGCTCTGGGGCACGGCCTCGGGCGTATTTGTGGCCATGCTCGTATCCCAGATTCTGCAAACCAGCATCATGCTTTATGTGGTGCTTTTCAGCGACTGGACGCGCTTTGCCATGAGCCGCTGCCGTCAGCCGCAAACCCCGTAAATACCGCCCGAGAGGCCGCAATGGCGGCACCCTGGCATGCGCCCGCGCACTGTTTGCATCTGCGCATTGAGACGCGAGGAGACGATTGTGAGCAAGACCTTTATCCCTGTCAGTCTGGACGGACGCCAACAGTATTACGAACTGTGGGGCCGCACCCCTCAGCGTTCACTGGACTACACCCTGGCAAACCTGTGGGGCTGGCAGGATTACTACGGCCTTGAATGGTGCTTTGAGGACAACCTCTGCTGGATACGTCAGACTCGGCCCTATGCCGTGTGCTGGGCCCCTGTGGGCGACTGGAACGCGGTTTCGTGGAAGGATCTGCTGCCCTGCGGCTTCAACCCCGAGGCCCACAACATCACCCGCGTGCCGGAAAAGCTGCTGGAAATCTGGCAGCGCGAACTGCCCGGCCTTGTGGATGCGGATGAAGATCGCGGCCAGTGGGAATACCTGTACAAACAGGAAGAACTGGCGGAACTGCCGGGCAACCGCTTTCACAAAAAGAAAAATCATCTCAACAGCTATGTGAAGACCTACGGCCAGCCGGACTACCACACGCTGGACGACGCCATGGTTGAAGACGTGCTGGCCGTGCAGGACGACTGGTGCCAGTGGCACGAATGCGAGGAATCGCCTTCGCTCAGGGCCGAGAATGAGGCCATCAACCGTGTGCTCAGCCACTGGAACTGTT is from Desulfovibrio sp. UIB00 and encodes:
- a CDS encoding glutamine synthetase III, coding for MSSKSARQSAIEAITTYKPEAAPLNFVDTKPTDIFGCNVFNDRIMRERLPKSVYKALRKTIEFGERMDPAIADTVAAVMKDWAIEKGATHFTHIFYPLTGQTAEKHDSFLMPDGSGGVIAEFSGSMLIRGEPDASSFPSGGLRSTFEARGYTAWDVTSPAYIMENPNGTFLCIPTMFLSWTGVALDKKTPMLRSGQALNREAHRVLALFGEDTPLPIVSYAGLEQEYFCIDHNFNFARPDLQIAGRSLFGARPAKGQEFSDQYFGVIPQRVLSYMMEVERELYKLGVPVRTRHNEVAPSQYEIAPLFEVSNLAVDHNHIIMAKLRNVAKRYGLKCLLHEKPFAGVNGSGKHLNYSIGNAELGTLFDPGETPHANAKFLVFCAAMIRAVHKFGGLLRATVASASNDHRLGANEAPPAIMSIFLGDQLTEVFEAFRAGRVENAAGGRTGRALNLGVDTLPPLPADPGDRNRTSPVAFTGNRFEFRALGSSQSAAGSITALNTMMADSLGFAADWLEKELAQGKTFNQALESFISHVIDEHSAVIFNGDGYSEVWHKEAERRGLPNLRTTPEALAELTKPEVVSLYEKAGVLNKAELKARQEIYLEQYCKTVRTEANLVIRMANTIIYPAGMRYQGELAAAAANMRAIGKDPKTVTLAEITSNLRLMQDACGQLEEVLAKADSLGYGFEAALSYREYVLPRMLEVRRYADMLEVRVADDLWALPNYQEILFGK
- a CDS encoding peptidylprolyl isomerase, which produces MPIKKGDTVRAHYTGTLDDGTVFDSSREREPLEFVMGKGMLIPGFESAVDGREAGETVTVTVAPDDAYGEADPELVFTVPRAQVPDHIPLNVGVPLQLSNEQGQMDVTITEVGADEITLDANHPLAGKTLTFEIEIVSVN
- the lysA gene encoding diaminopimelate decarboxylase; translation: MSDIRSTYTDECNFYGRHTPRELAETFGTPLYVYNENVLRQRCRDLMGLSKHPGFGVNYSVKANATPALLRIVREEGLVVDAMSPGELYMDELAGFTPAEILYISNNNSEAELKNAVSRGLLISVDSLSQLDTLGRINKGGKVMVRFNPGIGAGHHAKVITAGKDTKFGVTPDKLDEVFALLEKHDLTLAGINQHIGSLFMEPDGYLDAAEVLLHLADRLPASMLAKLEVIDFGGGFGIPYHKYEGQARLSMADLGSRLHALIAGWSEKSGYKGRFLVEPGRYVAAECCVLLGTVFAVKNNGDKRYVGTNLGFNVLVRPAMYDSFHDVEIYGADTQTRKNMVQTIVGNICESGDILAKERELPVMCEGDVLGVLDAGAYGFTMGSNYNQRRRPAEVLIQSDGTAKLIRRRETLEDLARCLMD
- a CDS encoding MATE family efflux transporter, yielding MTQLRGASAQQARPAPDLSTSPRAVWRLTWPQMLMMYLMFFMGFVAVWVAGQISADVQAALGMVNQCSILLMVVAMALSSGATAAVSQSLGALKVMRAQRYIGTTVIGCMGLGLLVALAAALFSDGILRVLMVPESIMPQTREMWAASMLGLPAQYLYASTGVMFRATRQVLPPLWVASGVCLFNLLACLGLGLGWFGMPNMGYMGLIWANVGAQYLGAVCNCLLLVHSGYLNRKSLPSLRWLRAGLPYLLKVALPAGAAQIVWQSGYMMLFVLVASLPSDSVNALAGLNAGLRVEALLFLPGMAFNMSVAVLVGNSLGAGKSAEARRVALNMVTLAAVAMSFMAALLWPFRQEVAHLLSQEPGTQAQIVSYLTYNLLSTPFSIASTVMGGVMTGAGATKYNLMIFGGSFWLVRLPLGWLLGHMLWGTASGVFVAMLVSQILQTSIMLYVVLFSDWTRFAMSRCRQPQTP
- a CDS encoding phosphatidylglycerol lysyltransferase domain-containing protein → MSKTFIPVSLDGRQQYYELWGRTPQRSLDYTLANLWGWQDYYGLEWCFEDNLCWIRQTRPYAVCWAPVGDWNAVSWKDLLPCGFNPEAHNITRVPEKLLEIWQRELPGLVDADEDRGQWEYLYKQEELAELPGNRFHKKKNHLNSYVKTYGQPDYHTLDDAMVEDVLAVQDDWCQWHECEESPSLRAENEAINRVLSHWNCFTGLVGGSLYVDGKMVAFSVGENLDGANLGVHYEKGLNGFKGVYQTINCLFSRNAGAGFTYINRAQDLDEEGLRQAKMTYLPADFLRKYKVRIRKS